Genomic window (Lutra lutra chromosome 6, mLutLut1.2, whole genome shotgun sequence):
gctctaaataagtaaataaaatctttcaaaaaatctaCTCACCCAGTTCTTCTTTTCAGTTGACTCAGAAGATGGGCAGTCAGGCTTCCACAtaaccaccccctcctccctaaGTACAAAGTCCGAGTATATCATTTTGGGGAGACTAATCAGCCCCAAATAAAATGCTGTAGGTGCCAACATTTCAGGGTCATCTATTAAAACAGTCAGGTCCCTGCCCAGCAATCCTGCAGTGAAACCCATTGTGTATCATGTCCTTCCACCCAAACACTTAACTTTTAATCAGCATGTTAGTGATTCACTCTTAAGATGAACCCatagggatgcctgtgtggctcagctggttgggcggccgccttcggctcaggtcatgatcccagaatcctgggatcgagtcccacatcttgcttggcagggagcctgcttctccctctgcctctgccttgccattctgtctgcctgtggtagctctctctctctttctctctctttgtctgacaaataataataaaaatcttaaaaaaaaaaaagtgtgaaccCATAGTTAAAGACAACTTCCAGGTATGCTGATACATAAAAAGAAGGGTAATCTGTCCTTTGCCCTCTATGCTTaatgtttcttatcttttctgtCCATGacagaaaagtaaagtaaaaaagaaacatcattgGAAAGCCAtgagaattatttttcatttcaaaaaagtaagattttcccttttcaacctttctttttttagaccTAGTTTCTGCACTTCTTATATTAACTGTAAAGCAACAACGTCAGCAGCAGTTATTCAACAAAGAGGAAGCTGGTAAACACATTGCTTTGTGTAAGTCAAGaaaccaaatttaaaagaaaagtttgggtctcttaagattttattttgatataacctctatgcccagtgtggggcttgaatcacaaccctgagatcaagagttgcacattccactgactgagccagccagataacgccaaaagaaaaggttttttaaGGCTTTAGGATAATAGTTTAAATGTTGATGAAGTAAGTTTTCTCACAGAAGACTTCATAAAAGCCATTTCTCTTTGATAACAGTTTTCCTTTCTAAATACCTGCTCatcttcatgtttttctcttttctaatctCTACAGTTAAGCCTTTTTCCAAATCACCTTCTCACCTGACAGTGTTTGTTCCATTCTCTTTGATTACTTTGTTTTAAATCAGACAGACCCTTTCACACCACTGGCATTTCCAGCTAACCCCTCCTTAGATTACTAGGTTACATTTATATCCCCAGTGTTGTATGTTCTCAGTATTTACAATTTCATTACCCCATTTCTCATagaacagtttcttttctttcagcattgAACACATagcacatttgtatttttatgtcttctaGATGGCACGTCTGGACCTAAAGCCAAGAAATCAAAAGTAGAGCAGCAGGACATTTTCAAAGATGGCCCATCCCAAGGAGTAAACACAGAAgaacttaaaaagagaaagtctcTACTGGGAGATACCTGGAAGTCTAGACAACAGTGTAAGAATCAGCACTTAAACCAGGAGAAGTATCTGGGACAAGATAAAAGTCACCTGTATGGAACCTGCCAAAGAAGGAGATACAGCATCTAAGAATTTGGAAACGTTTTCACTATACAGTCAGTAGTTTCAGAGCAGAGTGATCCTATAGAAGAGTGTTTTCATGAACCTGGTACACAtggaaaaatcttcaaacaaaactCAGACTTCATTATACAAACGAAGTGTGATGGAAAGAAACCTTGCAGATGTGGGAGATGTGGGAAAACCTTCAGAGACCGCACTGCTCTTGTTCAACACGAAAGAACTCACACTGGAGAGTGACCCTATAAATGTAATGTGTGTGGAAAGGGATTTAACCAGAGGTCCCACCTAACAAACAATCAGAAGACTCATACAGGAGAAAGGCCCTACAAGTGCAacgaatgtgggaaggccttcagtTACTGCTCTGTCCTTGTTCAACATCAGAGGATTCACAGTGGGAACAGACTGTATGAATGTCCTGAATGTGACAACACATTCAGTCGTAGCACATACCTAACTCAGCACCAAAGAATTCACGCTGGTGAGAAGCCTTATAAGTGTCTGGAATGTGAAAAGGCTTTTAGCCAGAGCACCCGTCTTACTCTGaatcagagaattcatacaggaGAAAAGCCCTATGAATGTAATGACTATGGGAAAGCTTTCAGTTACTGCTCAAACCTCATTCAGCATCAGAGAATGCATACCGGAGAGAAACCATACAAATGTGGTGAATGCGAGAAAGCCTTTAGTGATCGTTCAGCCCTTATTCAGCATCAGagaactcacactggagagaagccctatgagtgtaatgaatgtggaaaagcctttggAAACTACTCAGCTTGTATTCGACATCAGAaaactcacactggagagaagccctatgagTGTAAGGAATGTGGAAAAACCTTTAGCAGAAGTATATGCCTTACTCAACATCAGAGAAGTCATACAGGTGATGAACCATataaatgtaaggaatgtgggaaaatTTTCACCCAGAGTTCATTCCTTACATGACACATGAGGGTTCATATGGGAGAAAAACCCtacaaatgtaatgaatgtgAGAAAGTGTTCAGGGATCGCTCAGGGCATATTCAGCACCAGAGAACTCACATTGGAGAGAAGCTGTATGACTGCAGTGATTGTGGGAAAGCTTTcggtttctgtttttctcttattcaaaataaaagaattcataCAGGAGGAAGCCCTATAAATGCAAGGACTGCGGAAAAGCCTTTAGTGATAGGTCAGCACTTATTCAGCATCAGAGTACGCACACCAgagagaagccctatgaatgtaACATGTGGAAAAGGCTTCAGTCA
Coding sequences:
- the LOC125102592 gene encoding zinc finger protein 883-like, whose protein sequence is PYKCNVCGKGFNQRSHLTNNQKTHTGERPYKCNECGKAFSYCSVLVQHQRIHSGNRLYECPECDNTFSRSTYLTQHQRIHAGEKPYKCLECEKAFSQSTRLTLNQRIHTGEKPYECNDYGKAFSYCSNLIQHQRMHTGEKPYKCGECEKAFSDRSALIQHQRTHTGEKPYECNECGKAFGNYSACIRHQKTHTGEKPYECKECGKTFSRSICLTQHQRSHTGDEPYKCKECGKIFTQSSFLT